One genomic window of Cinclus cinclus chromosome 6, bCinCin1.1, whole genome shotgun sequence includes the following:
- the NFKBIA gene encoding NF-kappa-B inhibitor alpha produces MIAARRAAEPPAMDGYEPPKKERQGGFPLDDRHDSGLDSMKEEEYRQLVKELEDIRLQPREPPAWAQQLTEDGDTFLHLAIIHEEKALSLEVIQQGAGDRAFLNLQNNLSQTPLHLAVITDQPEIAEHLLKAGCDLEIRDFRGNTPLHIACQQGSLRSVSVLTQYCQPHHLLAVLQAANYNGHTCLHLASIQGYLAIVEYLLSLGADVNAQEPCNGRTALHLAVDLQNSDLVSLLVKHGADVNKVTYQGYSPYQLTWGRDNSSIQEQLKQLTTADLQMLPESEDEESSESEPEFTEDELIYDDCLIGGRQLAF; encoded by the exons ATGATCGCCGCTCGCCGCGCCGCAGAGCCGCCCGCCATGGACGGCTACGAGCCCCCCAAGAAGGAGCGTCAGGGCGGCTTCCCGCTCGACGACCGCCACGACAGCGGCCTGGACTCCATGAAGGAGGAGGAGTACCGGCAGCTGGtgaaggagctggaggacaTACGGCTGCAGCCCCGCGAGCCGCCcgcctgggcacagcagctgacGGAGGACGGGGACAC ttTTCTCCACTTGGCCATTATTCACGAGGAAAAAGCCCTGAGCCTGGAGGTGATCCAGCAGGGAGCCGGTGACCGGGCTTTCCTGAACTTACAGAACAACCTCAGCCAG ACTCCTCTTCACCTGGCAGTGATAACTGATCAGCCTGAAATTGCTGAGCATCTTCTGAAGGCCGGATGCGACCTGGAAATCAGAGACTTCCGAGGAAACACCCCGCTGCACATTGCCTGCCAGCAGGGCTCCCTCAGGAGCGTCAGCGTGCTCACACAGTACTGCCAGCCACACCATCTCCTCGCTGTCCTGCAGGCAGCCAACTACAACG GTCATACATGTCTTCATTTGGCATCTATTCAAGGATACCTGGCTATTGTTGAGTATCTGCTGTCCTTGGGAGCAGATGTAAATGCACAG GAGCCATGTAATGGCAGAACAGCACTACATTTGGCAGTTGATCTGCAGAATTCAGACCTAGTGTCGCTTTTGGTGAAACACGGGGCAGACGTGAACAAAGTGACCTATCAAGGCTATTCCCCCTATCAACTCACATGGGGAAGAGACAACTCAAGCATACAGGAACAGCTGAAGCAGCTGACCACAGCTGACCTGCAGATGTTGCCAGAAAGTGAGGATGAAGAGAGCAGTGAATCGGAGCCTGAGTTCACAGAGGATGAA cTTATATATGATGATTGCCTTATTGGAGGACGACAGCTGGCATTTTAA